In a genomic window of Gemmatimonadaceae bacterium:
- a CDS encoding ATP-binding protein, with product MPNDVRYIENVVELVRRECIELAYGQRQLMLNVPVALTEALSNAILRGNGDDPAKHVHVRAEVDSERLVVEVADEGEGFDLDASMVDPTTPGNIDREDGRGLFLMRKLMDRVEMIDAPHGSVVRMTLHRE from the coding sequence ATCCCCAACGACGTTCGATACATCGAGAACGTCGTGGAGCTCGTGCGCCGTGAGTGCATCGAGCTCGCGTACGGTCAGCGCCAATTGATGCTCAACGTGCCGGTCGCGCTGACCGAGGCGTTGTCGAACGCGATCCTCCGCGGCAACGGCGACGATCCGGCCAAGCATGTCCACGTGCGCGCCGAAGTCGATTCCGAGCGGCTCGTGGTCGAAGTCGCCGACGAGGGTGAGGGGTTCGACCTCGACGCCTCCATGGTCGACCCGACGACGCCGGGCAACATCGATCGTGAGGACGGACGCGGACTCTTCCTCATGCGGAAGCTGATGGACCGCGTCGAGATGATCGACGCGCCGCATGGCAGCGTCGTACGCATGACGCTGCACCGCGAATGA
- the rsmA gene encoding 16S rRNA (adenine(1518)-N(6)/adenine(1519)-N(6))-dimethyltransferase RsmA, with the protein MPRESRSARGLPPVRKSLGQHFLEDRRILERIVDALDPKPGDTVIEIGSGRGSLSDILAPRVGRLVLIEYDRALAARLRERYAGTPSVSVVEADVLEVSLARLVDGPFKLIGNVPYYITTPILFHALQAPRAARTVLLVQREVADRIAAEPGSKTYGALSVNVQAVATAKVAFRVAPGSFNPPPKVESAVVVIEPRTDPVVTSSEEDSFRRFVQDAFSMRRKQMRRVVRAIASLDAEKADESLARASIDPTARPETLSPADFARLRRELFSRDS; encoded by the coding sequence ATGCCGCGCGAATCTCGCTCGGCGCGCGGACTGCCGCCGGTACGAAAGAGCCTCGGCCAGCATTTTCTCGAAGACCGCCGCATTCTGGAGCGGATCGTCGATGCGCTCGATCCGAAGCCGGGCGACACGGTCATCGAGATCGGTTCGGGGCGGGGAAGTCTCTCGGACATTCTCGCACCGCGCGTGGGCCGGCTGGTTCTCATCGAGTACGACCGCGCGCTCGCCGCTCGGTTGCGCGAGAGGTACGCGGGAACGCCGTCGGTCTCCGTCGTCGAAGCGGACGTGCTCGAGGTGTCGCTCGCCCGGTTGGTTGACGGGCCGTTCAAGCTGATCGGCAACGTCCCTTATTACATCACGACGCCGATCCTCTTTCACGCGCTCCAGGCGCCTCGCGCCGCGCGCACGGTGCTCCTCGTGCAGCGCGAAGTCGCGGACCGGATCGCCGCGGAGCCGGGGTCCAAGACCTACGGCGCGCTGTCGGTGAACGTGCAAGCGGTGGCGACGGCGAAGGTGGCCTTCCGCGTCGCGCCGGGCTCGTTCAATCCGCCGCCGAAGGTGGAGAGCGCGGTTGTGGTCATTGAACCACGGACAGACCCGGTGGTGACGTCAAGCGAAGAAGATTCGTTCCGCCGCTTCGTGCAGGACGCGTTCAGCATGCGTCGCAAGCAGATGCGCCGTGTCGTCCGCGCGATCGCTTCGCTCGACGCCGAAAAGGCGGACGAGTCGCTCGCGCGCGCGTCCATCGATCCGACCGCTCGCCCGGAAACGCTGTCGCCTGCGGACTTCGCGCGGCTTCGCCGGGAGCTTTTTAGTCGCGATTCGTGA
- the coaD gene encoding pantetheine-phosphate adenylyltransferase, protein MRTALYAGSFDPITRGHEDLMLRSLAYVDRLVVAVATNSSKHPVFTVQERVDLIRETVSNEPRITVKSFDGLLVEFAAQEGAQLLIRGLRAVSDFEYEYQMALMNRHLSPKLETVFMVPSLDTTYISASLVREIARYGGDVSSLVHPAVAAALKKRLSSK, encoded by the coding sequence ATGCGAACGGCTCTTTACGCAGGCAGCTTCGACCCGATCACCCGCGGCCATGAAGATCTCATGCTGCGGAGTCTTGCATACGTCGATCGGCTCGTCGTCGCCGTCGCGACGAACTCGTCGAAACACCCGGTGTTTACGGTGCAGGAGCGGGTCGACCTGATCCGCGAGACCGTATCGAACGAGCCCCGGATAACCGTCAAGAGCTTCGACGGCCTTCTCGTCGAGTTCGCCGCGCAGGAAGGAGCGCAGCTGCTCATCCGTGGCCTTCGCGCCGTGAGCGACTTCGAGTACGAGTATCAGATGGCACTCATGAACCGCCACCTGTCGCCAAAGCTGGAGACCGTGTTCATGGTGCCGTCGCTCGACACCACGTACATCAGCGCGAGTCTCGTCCGCGAGATCGCGCGATACGGCGGCGACGTCTCGAGCCTCGTGCATCCGGCCGTCGCGGCCGCGCTCAAGAAGCGCCTCTCGTCGAAATGA
- a CDS encoding STAS domain-containing protein, whose protein sequence is MSFSIKKDGQVVVVDVEGQLIVGNRQELKQKVLDELERGERRFLIDFAQTGYIDSSGLGVLVSLSKKIREQGGELRLANLNDDLKTLFELTKLDTLFQIADTRDRALKSF, encoded by the coding sequence ATGAGCTTCTCGATCAAGAAGGACGGGCAGGTCGTGGTCGTCGACGTCGAAGGGCAACTCATCGTGGGAAATCGTCAGGAGTTGAAGCAGAAGGTTCTCGACGAGCTCGAGCGTGGCGAGCGAAGATTCTTGATCGATTTCGCGCAGACGGGTTACATCGACAGCTCGGGATTGGGTGTGCTCGTGTCGCTGTCGAAAAAGATTCGTGAACAGGGCGGAGAGCTCCGCCTCGCGAATCTGAATGACGATCTCAAGACGCTGTTCGAACTGACGAAGCTGGACACGTTGTTCCAGATCGCCGACACCCGCGACCGAGCGTTGAAGAGCTTCTGA
- a CDS encoding GAF domain-containing SpoIIE family protein phosphatase: MTELAQVLAAFETATQCEAAVWMGGSADPKAIVRVASTRASPEVDQFPSPGEEQRVIPLMDGDAGGEAVISLVPGPRRAWLVVGPTRARSNDPRALTRFLLPVVAQYLQSALEVEHAANELAERYEEINLLYTISEILGRTVSLEEATKTILSEVSETVGARRASVLVADRGTNMLRAVAALGVDPAEVPAISVDDACSVSARVFRSRHPALIEGDDSLCPEEASYRRGAMLSVPIMWTAPVPREPETLGVVNLSDRRSGQPFTAGDLKLIAAIATQIGTAIQNARLVRASIEQQRLAHEMQLAHDLQMKLLPDNRIVAPDANVAARVIPAESVGGDFYNLFHLGNSRTGVMIGDVSGHGYQAALIMALTMSASAIHSQATTDPGTMLQALAGTLREELTMTEMFISAFYAVIDPIAGQLHYANTGHPHAFLCSPGKGIERLPANDPPLGMDERAPATASRPWNPDKDLLVLFTDGVSDARNRAGERLGENRVLEVVRSFAGAEPSTILDRIIESLHEHRDGAALRDDLTIVLVRS; the protein is encoded by the coding sequence ATGACGGAGCTCGCGCAGGTCCTCGCCGCGTTCGAGACGGCGACGCAATGCGAGGCGGCCGTCTGGATGGGGGGGTCGGCAGACCCGAAGGCGATCGTTCGCGTCGCGTCGACCCGTGCCTCTCCCGAAGTCGACCAGTTTCCGTCGCCGGGCGAAGAGCAACGCGTGATCCCACTGATGGACGGCGACGCGGGCGGCGAGGCGGTGATCTCCCTCGTACCAGGACCGCGGCGCGCCTGGCTCGTCGTTGGTCCCACCCGCGCCAGGTCGAACGATCCTCGCGCCCTCACCCGCTTCCTCCTTCCCGTCGTCGCTCAATACCTCCAATCCGCGCTCGAAGTCGAGCACGCGGCGAACGAGCTCGCCGAGCGCTACGAGGAGATCAACCTCCTCTACACGATCAGCGAGATCCTCGGACGAACCGTGTCGCTCGAGGAGGCGACGAAGACGATCCTCTCCGAGGTGTCGGAGACGGTGGGCGCACGCCGCGCCAGCGTCCTCGTGGCCGATCGCGGCACCAACATGCTACGCGCCGTCGCCGCCCTCGGCGTCGATCCGGCGGAGGTTCCGGCGATCTCGGTGGACGACGCGTGCAGCGTCAGCGCGCGCGTCTTCCGGTCGCGCCACCCCGCCTTGATCGAGGGCGACGACTCGCTCTGCCCAGAGGAAGCGAGCTATCGGCGCGGCGCGATGCTCTCGGTTCCGATCATGTGGACTGCGCCGGTGCCGCGCGAGCCGGAGACGCTCGGCGTCGTGAATCTCTCCGATCGCCGTTCCGGACAGCCGTTCACGGCCGGCGACCTGAAGCTCATCGCCGCGATCGCGACGCAGATCGGTACGGCCATTCAGAACGCGCGGTTGGTGCGCGCCTCGATCGAGCAGCAGCGGCTGGCGCACGAGATGCAGCTCGCGCACGACCTGCAGATGAAGCTTCTGCCCGACAACCGGATCGTCGCGCCGGACGCCAACGTCGCGGCGCGTGTCATCCCCGCCGAGAGCGTGGGCGGAGACTTTTACAACCTGTTCCACCTCGGAAATTCGCGCACCGGCGTAATGATCGGCGACGTGTCGGGGCATGGTTATCAGGCCGCGCTGATCATGGCGCTCACGATGAGCGCGTCGGCGATCCACTCGCAAGCGACGACCGATCCGGGCACGATGCTCCAGGCTCTCGCGGGAACGCTGCGCGAAGAGCTCACGATGACCGAGATGTTCATTTCGGCCTTCTACGCCGTCATCGATCCGATCGCCGGCCAGCTGCATTACGCGAACACGGGGCATCCGCACGCGTTCCTCTGTTCACCCGGCAAGGGCATCGAGCGCCTTCCGGCAAACGATCCTCCGCTCGGCATGGACGAGCGCGCACCGGCGACGGCGAGCAGGCCGTGGAACCCCGACAAGGATCTCCTCGTGTTGTTCACCGACGGCGTGAGCGACGCGCGCAACCGGGCCGGTGAGCGGCTCGGCGAGAATCGCGTGCTCGAGGTCGTGCGGTCGTTCGCGGGAGCCGAGCCGTCGACGATCCTCGACCGAATCATCGAGTCGCTGCACGAACACCGCGACGGAGCCGCGCTTCGGGACGATCTCACGATCGTATTGGTTCGGAGCTGA
- the recJ gene encoding single-stranded-DNA-specific exonuclease RecJ, whose translation MSASEVSEVTARPRLLPRPRARWLLPQEPDPTIVAQLKEELRLPHAVCRLLAIRGFGEPDHAKAYLRPRLDHLHEPAQLADLDKAVERLARAVRDNETIFVHGDYDVDGICSTTLMVRTIRSLGGTVVPFIPRRLTDGYDLGDAGVRAAEACGARLVLTCDCGTSAHGPIDRLMSAGIDVIVADHHLPSGPLPAAYAVLNPKRPGCPSPDKDLAAVGVAFKLALALTRAMNGNVNSVFAMLDLVALATIADVAPLRGENRVLVRYGLRLLNEPIRPGIRAMIRATGLEGRALTAGRVGFILAPRLNAAGRLESALRGVELLLSTSDQEANPIARELEELNARRQEIDRATLEQVRERVTALDLESTYGIVLAEQGWHPGVIGIVASRVVEEFGRPTMLIALEGETGKGSGRSISAFDLHGGLTECRDLLLRFGGHRSAAGVTVSTDQVAAFAARFNDVARSRLSADDLVPELRIDLEVPLDQVNDDLESLLRHLEPCGMGNPSPLLLTRGLTVAAPPRVVGTDGLKLILADGDRRITALGWGMGPRIRDVEEGATIDVAYRLERDVWNGESRLQARLADFRA comes from the coding sequence GTGAGCGCTTCCGAAGTGTCCGAGGTCACCGCGCGTCCCCGCCTGCTCCCGCGGCCCCGCGCGCGTTGGCTGCTGCCGCAAGAGCCGGACCCGACGATCGTCGCGCAGCTCAAGGAAGAGCTGCGACTCCCGCACGCCGTCTGTCGTCTGCTCGCCATCCGCGGTTTCGGCGAGCCGGATCACGCGAAAGCCTATCTCCGTCCTCGGCTCGACCACCTGCACGAGCCGGCGCAGCTGGCCGATCTCGACAAGGCCGTCGAGCGCCTCGCGCGGGCGGTGCGCGACAACGAGACGATCTTCGTTCACGGCGACTACGACGTCGACGGCATCTGCTCGACGACGCTCATGGTGCGCACGATCCGCTCGCTGGGCGGGACGGTCGTCCCCTTCATCCCGCGGCGGCTGACCGACGGATACGACCTTGGCGACGCGGGCGTTCGCGCCGCGGAAGCGTGTGGCGCGCGGCTCGTCCTGACCTGCGATTGCGGAACGAGCGCGCACGGCCCTATCGATCGGCTCATGTCGGCGGGAATCGACGTGATCGTCGCCGATCACCATTTGCCGAGTGGTCCGCTGCCGGCGGCCTACGCGGTGCTCAACCCGAAGCGTCCGGGGTGTCCGTCGCCCGACAAGGATCTCGCCGCGGTCGGCGTCGCGTTCAAGCTCGCGCTGGCGCTCACGCGTGCGATGAACGGCAACGTCAACTCGGTGTTCGCGATGCTGGATCTCGTCGCGCTCGCGACGATCGCCGACGTCGCGCCGCTGCGAGGCGAGAATCGGGTGCTGGTGCGGTATGGCCTGCGTTTGTTGAACGAGCCGATCCGCCCAGGGATCCGCGCGATGATTCGCGCGACCGGCTTGGAGGGGCGCGCGCTCACCGCCGGACGCGTCGGATTCATTCTCGCCCCTCGGCTCAACGCGGCCGGCCGCCTCGAGAGCGCGCTGCGCGGTGTAGAGTTGCTGCTCTCCACGAGTGACCAGGAAGCCAATCCGATCGCTCGCGAGCTCGAGGAGTTGAACGCGCGCCGCCAGGAGATCGATCGCGCCACGCTCGAGCAGGTGCGCGAACGAGTCACCGCGCTCGACCTGGAATCGACGTACGGGATCGTGCTCGCGGAGCAGGGGTGGCATCCGGGCGTCATCGGCATCGTCGCGTCGCGGGTGGTCGAAGAATTCGGTCGGCCGACGATGCTCATCGCGCTCGAAGGCGAAACTGGAAAGGGGTCCGGCCGCTCGATCAGCGCGTTCGACTTGCACGGCGGGCTCACCGAATGCCGGGACCTGTTGCTCCGATTCGGCGGGCACCGCTCCGCCGCCGGCGTGACTGTTTCCACCGATCAGGTCGCGGCGTTCGCGGCTCGGTTCAACGACGTCGCGCGCTCGCGTCTGAGCGCGGACGACCTCGTCCCGGAGCTTCGCATCGACCTCGAGGTACCGCTCGACCAGGTGAACGACGACCTGGAATCGCTGCTCCGCCATCTCGAGCCGTGCGGCATGGGGAATCCGTCGCCGCTCCTTCTCACGCGCGGTCTGACCGTCGCCGCGCCGCCTCGGGTCGTCGGGACCGATGGCCTCAAACTCATTCTCGCCGACGGTGACCGACGGATCACGGCGCTCGGCTGGGGAATGGGTCCGCGGATCCGCGACGTGGAAGAGGGCGCGACGATCGACGTCGCCTATCGCCTCGAACGCGACGTTTGGAATGGAGAGTCGCGGCTCCAGGCGCGTCTGGCCGACTTCCGCGCCTAG
- the pta gene encoding phosphate acetyltransferase, whose amino-acid sequence MSFLAELHARAAAAARRIVFPESADERTRTAVSELARRRIVRPILLLDPAAPETHDAVRALGVDVIDPVRQPLSESALTEFLSRHAARGLTKEEGRAILHTSLHYADAMVALDQADGCVAGAVHTSGDVLRASLWLVGPDAGVRTVSSAFYMVVDSFRGSAEEVLTFTDCAVVRYPTATQLADIAIAAAVDRRRIVGDEPTVAFLSFSTRGSATGASVDLVRAAVDEVRARMPGLAVDGELQGDAALASAVAERKAPDSAVAGRANVLVFPSLDAGNIAYKLVQRLAHASAIGPIVQGLRRPCSDLSRGAVVDDIFNVAAVTALQSVSATAVNEARQESTK is encoded by the coding sequence ATGAGCTTTCTCGCGGAGCTACACGCCCGCGCGGCCGCGGCTGCGCGGCGAATCGTCTTTCCCGAATCAGCCGACGAACGCACGCGCACTGCCGTTTCGGAATTGGCGCGGCGAAGAATCGTGCGTCCGATTCTCCTGCTCGACCCGGCGGCGCCAGAAACGCACGACGCGGTTCGGGCGCTCGGCGTGGACGTGATCGATCCGGTGCGGCAACCACTGTCGGAGAGCGCCCTCACCGAATTTCTGAGCCGTCACGCCGCGCGCGGCCTCACAAAAGAGGAGGGAAGAGCCATTCTCCACACTTCCCTCCACTACGCCGATGCGATGGTGGCGCTGGATCAAGCCGACGGGTGCGTTGCCGGGGCGGTTCACACCAGCGGCGACGTGCTCCGTGCGTCGCTCTGGCTCGTCGGACCGGACGCCGGGGTGCGAACCGTCTCCAGCGCGTTCTACATGGTGGTGGACTCGTTCCGCGGCTCGGCTGAAGAGGTTCTGACGTTCACCGACTGCGCAGTCGTTCGGTATCCGACCGCGACGCAACTCGCGGACATCGCCATCGCGGCCGCGGTGGATCGCCGTCGCATCGTCGGCGACGAGCCGACCGTCGCATTTCTTTCCTTCAGCACGCGCGGCAGCGCGACGGGGGCGTCGGTCGACTTGGTCCGCGCGGCGGTGGACGAGGTCAGGGCGAGAATGCCTGGGCTCGCGGTGGACGGAGAATTGCAAGGAGACGCAGCGCTCGCTTCGGCGGTGGCCGAACGGAAGGCTCCGGACAGCGCCGTTGCGGGACGCGCTAACGTACTTGTGTTTCCGTCGCTCGATGCCGGCAACATCGCGTACAAGTTGGTGCAGCGGTTGGCCCACGCGAGCGCGATCGGGCCGATCGTGCAGGGATTGCGTCGCCCGTGCAGCGATCTTTCGCGCGGCGCGGTGGTGGATGACATATTCAACGTGGCCGCTGTGACGGCGCTCCAATCGGTGAGCGCGACGGCGGTGAACGAGGCCCGCCAGGAGAGTACGAAATGA
- a CDS encoding RsmD family RNA methyltransferase, translating to MRIVAGRWRGRRIDAPKDARVRPTGDRVREAWMSIVSPWLPDARVLDLFAGSGALGLEALSRGATVVDLVEIAPESISTIRANADRLGAGAAAIVHRADALRFVAKLSAGDYDVAFADPPYDLALATRVAERWLDTPFASILGVEHRTGEALPGEPDVRRYGSTSISFYGLKS from the coding sequence GTGCGGATCGTCGCCGGCCGCTGGCGCGGGCGAAGAATCGACGCACCAAAGGACGCCCGCGTCCGGCCGACCGGCGACCGCGTTCGTGAAGCGTGGATGAGCATCGTTAGCCCATGGCTGCCGGACGCCCGCGTCCTCGATCTCTTCGCCGGCTCCGGCGCGCTCGGCTTGGAGGCACTGTCGCGCGGCGCCACGGTGGTGGATTTGGTCGAGATCGCGCCTGAGAGCATCTCGACGATTCGCGCCAACGCCGACCGGCTCGGGGCCGGTGCCGCCGCGATTGTTCATCGCGCCGACGCGCTTCGATTCGTCGCCAAGCTTTCGGCGGGCGATTACGACGTCGCGTTCGCCGACCCGCCCTACGATCTCGCGCTCGCCACTCGTGTCGCCGAGCGCTGGCTCGATACCCCGTTTGCGTCGATCCTCGGCGTGGAGCACCGGACGGGGGAGGCGCTGCCCGGCGAGCCGGACGTTCGCCGGTACGGCAGCACGAGCATCAGCTTTTACGGGTTGAAGAGCTGA